The Pygocentrus nattereri isolate fPygNat1 chromosome 1, fPygNat1.pri, whole genome shotgun sequence genome window below encodes:
- the tubb4bl gene encoding tubulin beta-4B chain yields MREIVHLQAGQCGNQIGAKFWEVISDEHGIDPTGTYHGDSDLQLDRISVYYNEATGGKYVPRAILVDLEPGTMDSVRSGPFGQIFRPDNFVFGQSGAGNNWAKGHYTEGAELVDSVLDVVRKEAESCDCLQGFQLTHSLGGGTGSGMGTLLISKIREEYPDRIMNTFSVVPSPKVSDTVVEPYNATLSVHQLVENTDETYCIDNEALYDICFRTLKLTTPTYGDLNHLVSATMSGVTTCLRFPGQLNADLRKLAVNMVPFPRLHFFMPGFAPLTSRGSQQYRSLSVPELTQQMFDAKNMMAACDPRHGRYLTVAAVFRGRMSMKEVDEQMLNVQNKNSSYFVEWIPNNVKTAVCDIPPRGLKMAATFIGNSTAIQELFKRISEQFTAMFRRKAFLHWYTGEGMDEMEFTEAESNMNDLVSEYQQYQDATAEEGEFEEEGEEEVA; encoded by the exons ATGCGCGAGATTGTGCACCTGCAGGCCGGACAGTGCGGCAACCAGATCGGAGCCAAG TTCTGGGAGGTGATCAGTGATGAGCACGGCATCGACCCAACTGGAACATACCATGGAGACAGTGATCTGCAGCTAGACAGGATCAGTGTTTACTACAATGAGGCTACAG GTGGTAAGTATGTTCCCCGTGCCATCCTTGTGGACCTGGAGCCCGGCACCATGGACTCAGTCCGTTCTGGCCCCTTCGGACAGATCTTCAGACCAGACAACTTTGTGTTCG GCCAGAGTGGTGCTGGAAACAACTGGGCCAAGGGCCACTACACAGAGGGAGCCGAGCTGGTAGATTCTGTGCTGGATGTGGTGCGTAAAGAAGCTGAGAGCTGCGACTGCCTGCAGGGCTTCCAGCTCACCCACTCTCTCGGTGGAGGCACAGGCTCCGGTATGGGTACCCTCCTCATAAGCAAGATTCGTGAAGAATACCCAGACCGGATCATGAACACCTTTAGCGTGGTGCCCTCGCCCAAAGTGTCCGACACTGTGGTGGAGCCCTACAATGCCACACTGTCTGTGCACCAGTTGGTGGAGAACACAGACGAAACATACTGCATCGACAACGAGGCTCTATACGACATCTGCTTCCGCACTCTCAAACTGACGACGCCCACTTACGGCGACCTCAACCACCTTGTCTCGGCCACCATGAGCGGTGTGACCACCTGCCTGCGCTTCCCCGGCCAGCTCAACGCAGATCTCCGCAAACTGGCTGTCAACATGGTGCCCTTCCCCCGCCTGCACTTCTTCATGCCCGGCTTCGCACCCCTCACCAGCAGGGGGAGCCAGCAGTACCGCTCCCTGTCCGTGCCTGAGCTCACGCAGCAGATGTTCGACGCCAAGAACATGATGGCTGCCTGTGACCCACGCCACGGCCGCTACCTGACCGTGGCCGCCGTCTTCCGTGGGCGCATGTCCATGAAAGAGGTGGACGAGCAGATGCTCAACGTCCAGAACAAGAACAGCAGCTACTTTGTGGAATGGATCCCCAACAACGTCAAGACAGCCGTGTGCGACATCCCACCCCGCGGCCTTAAGATGGCAGCCACCTTCATCGGCAACAGCACAGCCATCCAGGAGCTGTTCAAGCGCATCTCCGAGCAGTTCACCGCCATGTTCCGCCGCAAGGCCTTCTTGCACTGGTATACCGGAGAAGGCATGGACGAGATGGAGTTCACCGAAGCCGAGAGCAACATGAACGACCTGGTGTCCGAGTACCAGCAGTATCAGGACGCCACAGCTGAGGAGGGCGAGTTCGAGGAGGAGGGCGAAGAGGAGGTCGCCTAA